The Paenibacillus sp. RC334 nucleotide sequence GTAATGTATCCAGCAACTTCTCCGCTTCAGACCAATCAAAGCCCGTTAGCTCAATATTATATTCTACTTCTTTCAACTCATCCAATAATGCAGCCAATGCTTCAAAATCCCACTCCCCTGTAATTTTGTTAAGCGCTATGTTCAGGGCTTTCTCTTTTGACTTGTTCACATCGACTATAACACAATCAACTTCATCGTATCCGAGTGCCTTCAAAACTTTGGCACGTTGATGGCCTCCCACGATGGTATAATCGCTATTACAAATAATTGGTTCACAATAACCGAATTCCATTACGCTATTCCTAATCTTTTCAAACTCTGGATCACCCGCTTTTAAATCCTTCCTTGGATTATATTCGGCATGTACCAGTTGATCGATCTTCAATTTCATCCATTTCATTTATAGAATTTGCTCCTTTATGTCTACAGCTTTCTCATTGTTTCTGGCGTTTTTTATGTATGGTATGGGCATTTCTACGTTTACGAATTCGATTTCCAATCCGGCTCATTCTCCTCTCACTCAGAATTACAGTGAAGAATATGCTAAGCCAAATACAGATTTCTATAGCTAATGCTAGTAACAATATAATCATCCTAATTGCTCCTCTCTAAATGAAAAAGGAACCCTAGCTGGTAGCCAGAATCCCCATGTATGATATGTATTTTTAAATTTTTCATATTTCAATCATTATTCAACTTGCTAAATTTCTTGTCGTAAAACTACAAATTTTAAATCGTGACTCAGCTGCTTCTACAATTCAATTTGATCGCTTATATCACTAATGACCTCTCGCCAACATTGCTCCCGTTGGTTGTCCAGTACATGATATACTTCCTCATCCAATACCTTGTATCGTTCACTTAATTCAGGCGAAAGGTGAAGCATTCGCTGACGTACACGTTCTTCCCAATGGGCTTCACGTAGAATTTCCTTCATTATTTTTTGCTCGACACGTTGTTGAATGCTTTGTTCCAAGCTACGAGTAAGCGTTTCTAAATCTGGAATGACCTTGCCTTTATCATACTCAGACATCTTCCTTTCCAGCCAAGAAACAAATAACTCAGAATCCATAGCGTTCAACTCGACTCGATTCGTTTGTAGCCAATCTTTCCATTCGCCAGCTACATAACCCGCTACAGGTTTCTCGTCTCTCTTCCTTTCTAACTTTTCTACTTCTAGACCCATATGAACAGCTTCCTCTGGATCAAGTCCCAAATTAATCACTCGTACTTTTCGACCTGGGCGAGCTTTCGTCTCCTCAACCAATGTCTCATAGATTTTAGTTCCAGCAGCATCAGCGTCATGGATACAGAAGAATTGCAGTTCCTCCTCGGTTTCCCCTAACATATCCAGCAAATCCTTAACGGCTCGACTGGCATATCCCTTCGACGTGACCAATGCACAATCATACCGTTCAGGAAATTTGGCCTGTTTTAATAATGGGAATAAACCTTCCTTTTCGCAATATAGGATTTTATTAAATGTCCAATTCGGTCGACTATAGTTCTGAACCGTCAATGTACCAATAGGAATCTCCTCACCTGTATGAGGGTGATACAATACACCTCGATTATCCCGATACAAATTTGGAATCTCTCCACATTCATTTTCATAGTTGGTAATGATTCCACAAAAATGTCCATATTCAAGCTGCCGACCTAACTCTGAAATGATGTAAGGACGAATGGCATAATACAGTTGGCGTAAGCTGAAGGGATACTTACCGTTACCACTTGCTTTGTCGATGGCTGCTTGCAAATGAATCAGGATGATATCCTTCTGTGACTTCTTCTTATCCGTTTTGCTTATATGTTTCTTCGCTCGTTTTGCTGCCTTCTGAATAGCTTCTTTAATTTCATTCTTCATCCAATTTAAATCAGGCTCCTTACCATCACTCACAATCGGCATATAAGGAGTCGTGATATTCAGAATAATGTGGCAAGGCTTTATTGCAAATTTTTCATAGAAGCCACTTGCGAATACAGTAACTGATTTTTTATCTACGCTAAGTTGGTTCCATCCTGTAGTTGGAGATTTATTGACGAGGATATCCAGTCCAGAAGACTTATTGAAATCAACCCAAGCTTCAACTGTAAACGGGATTTCGGCGTCATATATTCCTCTACCACTTTTCACTGTAAATTCACCGCTGGACTTGTAATATTCATAACCCGTTATTCCATTCATACTACTGTAACGAGATCCATTGACCTGTTTACTGTGATTCCGAATCGCACCAAGCAATAATTCCGTTTCATCAAACAAAAGCGATTGAACCAATTTGTTTTTATAGTCGCTTGCCACTTTTCCAGCTTTCGTCCCTGTGCAACCATCAAACTCTGCAACCAACTCGCGTACACTACCTGTATAACCTTGGCACAATTCATAAAATGCTTCTGACGTGTACCAATAGCCAGATGTTCTCCCCTTATACTCTTCGCCTTGATTATACTGAATGGCTAATTCTGCCCAATGTAGGTCTGGCGTTAACGAATGACCAAATTGAATCTCAATCTTCGTTCCCGTATGAGGAGAATCGCCTACTTGCTTAACCGTAGAAGTTCCATCTGCTTGGAAATGAATCTGATATCGGTGTCCTTGTGTGGATACGTATAAACTCCCACCTGAAGCGATAACAGCACCCGATACGACACGAAGTCCATTTCCCAATGCACCCCGAGTTGGCATCCGTAATATTTTACTGGACAGAAACGGACGATTAATGGAGAATAGCTTGGGCAATAATTCAGGATTGATCCCCTCACCCTGATCCTTCACATAGAATCCATTCGGTTCCACATATCCCACTTCACAGTATCCACAATGATCCAGAGCGTTATCTGCCAACTCTTTCGCAACCAATAGTCCAAGTTTGTCCCGGCTGACCCCGGCTTTCTGTGGTAGTGTTTCTAAATTTCTAAATTTTGTCCAATCCTGAGTTGTGATCAAATCCAAGTTTAAAATCTCTCCCTTTTCGATTTTTTTGAGCAAGATTAATTTCAATATGAAACATGAAAATTTTAAAGCGATAATCTATAGCTCTATTAAATTCGCCGTTGAATAGAACGTGTATTCACATCACGACCTCTCTACGGGCTGACAAGCCCTGTGCGAAGCACACTACTACATCAATAGTCTATTTAATAAATTCTCTAATCATTATGTAAAATTAGTTTTAATGGAACTTTATATTATTCATCTACTCGTGGGATAGGGGAAACTCAAAACCGCGATAAAACCACTTCGCTGCGCTTCGTAAACGGTAGTATCGCCTGCCCCCGTTTCCCCTCCCACACCCAACCCCTTTGTGGCTAATTAAGTTCACTTTTTCGTAATTTTCTAAGTTTCCTTAATTCATAAAACGGTTGATTTTATTGACTTTACTATCATCTGGACAGCAAATCATGGATACATGTATATATATAGCATTACTCCACAATTTGCTGTCCGAGATTAAAAAATCCTTATATATACTACCTTTTTGGCAATATCGGAAATGAGAAAAATTTGATTTTTTTGTTACAACCGACTATTCGTTAAATTTGCTGACTAACCAATATCGCTTCCCTTTATGGGGATTGTTGCTTCCATCTTCTAACTTTTTTCGGTTATCTGGAAAACTAGCAATCGCATATTTTAATTGATTCGATTGGAGGTAGGACTGTAATTGGCTAATATCCTTTTGTAATCTGCCTCGATAATCCTTGATATCAAATTTCTCAATGACTTGATTTTTACCGTCTTTGTATATTCTTTTACCGACTATCGTGTCTAAATAGCTACATAATTCTTCTTGCTCAAATCGTTTCTCAATCAACATGATTTTATTTTTATGTAATAAGTTCGAAATGTACATCATATAGGCATCGCTTTCCTTTCTCCCTCCAGTTTCTTCCCTAAAATTATTGGTTTCTCTGTTCTGATCCAGCATTGCTTTGATCCGATCTCTCATAGCTACAGCTTGAAGATATTTAACTCTAGACACTGTCTTCTTTGATATATATTTGCCATCACTTATTGCGTTGTCTTTAATGATGTAATTGGATTCCCTCGAAAATTTCCCCACTAGCTTTTTCCATTCTTGAACTCCACCTTTGATAAAAGCGTCAGCCTCATCCAGTTTCTTCTGGACAGTTCTCAAGTAATTATTCAAATTCCTATTGTTTCTATTCAGCAACACCACATGAACCTTATCCTGGTCATTCTTGAATCTCTTTCGCCCAATACACTGTAGCATCGTATCCACGTCAAATATATCGCATACAATTAATTTTATGTGCTCATCCTTCAAATCAAAACCATTATCAAGCACCGTCGTCGTGAATAGATATTTACAGTCAAACCTATTTTGCTTGACCATGGACTCCACTTGATCATTGTCTACATGTTTGAGATACTTTCTGTTTTTGCTGCCGCTTTGGCTACATACGAATAATGAATCGTCATACTTCTGGTAAAGCTCAAAAGCCTTTTGGATCGTGTCTGCAAAATATATAATTTTATCGTTAGCTTTATTGAATTTGCGCTCAATCCATTTTTCTACTGCATAAAAGTCTGTATAAAAGGATAACGATGCAATTTGATTGAATTTCCTTGGAATGGTATACGTCCATATCTTATTCCCGGTTCGTTTGAGCTTACGTCTGTATTGATCCTTTATGTAAGAGAATAACACATGACCCGTTGCGGACATAAAAATCCTAATTTGAGATTGTAGACCGAGTATAGCTTGAAGGGAATCATCCGAATTATCATTAAATCCACTGTCCGTAGTAAAGTAATGTGATTCATCACACACGATGTATGTATATGGAGAAAAATCGTACTCCTCGTCATTGTTTAGCTGGTTCTCAATCGTTTGATATAATTCAACTTTGATTCTTGAGAATAATGAATTGTCGATAGCTTCTTTATTCTGTTTATACAGGTTCTTTCGATTAACTAATAAAAGTATGTTCACATTTTGCTGATCCGCTAGTTGTTCCAGCTTGTGTCGAATAAAATAGGATTTACCTGATGCTGTCCCACTGCTAATTAAAACGATATCTCCATTTTTCCATTCAACCTCCTCCCCGTTTATCTTCTCAGTTACATTTTGCTTTGGCTTATACTCATCAATTCTCATCAAATGCTCCTCACATCATTTCTAACATCTACATTTTAATGATTCGTTGCTTCCCATTCATCAATGGCTACAGATAGTTCTGGTGTTTTCAGATACATGGAAAATAAAACATTCGCCTTATAGTGTCGTGCCTTCGTTATAAACGAAAATCCCTTACTCGTCAGATAATTAAACAAATGGATATCATAACAATAAAAGTAGCTCATTCAGATTTACTCCTGTCATTGTGGAATTGCACCCATAAAGCAGGTGTCACCTAAGCGCCCGTGTTAACAGGCGCCTATCATGACAGACCTATGATTTAATTTATTCGATATGGACTATCGCCTTAAAGCTTGATTTCGCGACTTTCTCAATAGTTAAAAATTCAATTGCTGCTCCATCAAAATCCAGTAAGGATAATCCCTCATCTCGGCGAATCACCTGATCTCTTGGAATTATACATTTCCTTTCTCCATGCTCATCTACAATATGAACATAGCAATGCTCGACCACCTGAATCTGTAATTTTTTGCCCAATACCTGGTCAGCTACCGACTGCGATTCTTCCTCCGATTTTTTCAATGTGCTGAAGCCGAGCGAATAATTCCTCAATATTCGTCTTGTACTTTTCTCGTCCAACAGGGAAGGCGTATTACTGGTTTGTACTACGGTTTCCCGTTCAGCTTCGTACCCAATAAAAAATTGTCCCATAATCTCAAATAATGAATACACACCATCCCGCACATGGAATGGAAACTCCAGATCATCTATTATAGCCATGCCAGCTTGAATGGTAAGCTCTTTGCCTTCTACAATTCGATTCGTAAGCCGGTTCACCTTTCGTACTTCCTTTTTCATCACATTTTCATGCTGCTTTAGATTTTCCAGTAGTCCATCTACAAACGGCCATGCAAAGGAGTATGTTCTGTAGTTTTGATAAGCGATCTCGACAGCAACACTGGCAAGTATCGAAGGATAAGGACAGATCTCTTCACACCGAGTTTTGTATTCCTCTCTTAACCTGGCGTATTCAGTACTGATCGCTTTCCGAGTATCATTATCTCGTTCCCATTTTTTTAGCTCATTAAATTGCATACGTCGATAATCAATTGGTGTTTTCTGCTCATTGTATTCTGTATACAACGGTTCAATACGAGCCAGATAATCCAGAAACTTGCACTGGCTAACCTTCCTCATATCCTGTAACAGTTGTCTCGTACTCTCGATGCCCAAAATCGACTGATCCAGTTTGCCATCTTTCATGTTAAACTTGTCATCTATGTACTTCTCTGCCACAACGCAAAACTGGTTAAACGGTGATTTTTTCGAGTACTGATAATCATCCGCTTTGCCACCATTAACGAAACGAAAGAAATACGGCATTTGGGTAGCCAGACGATCCAACACAAATGGAATCTCTACCTCTAGCCCATTTTTGGTCGCATCAATGATTTGGCCTTGGAGGAATTTGAGGACAGAGTTTTCCAAAACCCGTGCTTGCAGGTTTCCTTCCTCCAAGGCTAAATTCTGAAAATACGTATTCACATTCGTACATCTACCCGTCAGGTTATGTAGACTTTTCAGCTCCATCTTGACGATACTGTCCATATTATTCGGTACTGGAGCAGCTACTTTTTTATCATCCTCATTGATGATGGTAGGAGCATCAATCACGACTGAGAGTATGGTGGGATCGTTGGTACAGAGAGCCGTATCTCCATCCACATCTCCGAGTCCAAGTCTTGCCAGTGTTAAATCACAACAGTTCAGCACAATCATATTATCTAAATGACGTATATATCGGTTATGTACTTGTACAAAATCTAGCTTGCCAACTTCATTAAATATGGTTAGCGGTGACCGAAATAGCGCATGCATTCCACGTTTCCGATTCATAAAAGCCTGGTTCTTCTTCAATATACCTGTTACTGGTTTTCCACTGGCATGCTCCATAAACGCAATCGGATCGTTGGTTAGATAAAAGTAGCTACCTCGAATCGGGATACGACCTTTCAACATATCCTGTACTTTCAGCATGGCTTGCTTCACGATGAATTTACGGACATTACCGTCATACAGCATCAATTCATTCAAATCGATAGCTTGGATAATTTCATTTATAAACTCTTTCTTCTGTCCCCGTTCTATTTCATCTTCCTGTTCGTCGGGTTCCTCGTCAACATCTTTAGGTTCATCATCTTCTTGGACTAGCATATGTAGGAACGCTTTCGTGTAAGCAATATCTCGAAGCCACTTTCCATGGGTGTCATTTTTTTGTCCATGTAGTACACGTTTGATGACATCCATGAGAGGCGTAGCTAATTGAAATAAATCGTTCAGCGTGAGATTAAGCGCATGAATATATTGGTATGTCAGTGGTGTGTAGGCGTTCATTTGGTATTATGGCTTCGCATAGTTCGCTACCCAAAAGTGATTATGATTATGTACTTTCAGTAATGCTTCGTATTCCGTTATATTTTCAAACAAACACTTAGGCTTTGCTTCTCCCTCACTGTATTGATGCCAAGCTTTGAAGCAGGATTTGGTGAGGATGAGATCAATAAGACGACCCTGTTTGTCGATGATCGGCTGTAATTCACCAAAAACATCCTTTATCTCGGTCACGTTGTTTTCCTTGAACCATTTCATCAGATCGAATCGGATAAAGTTACCTTTAATATATGGAAGTCTTCCTTGAACTGCATTGGGTGAATAGGATAGGTTCAGACGTTGTCCAATACAATCGGCAAACTGAAAACTCATTAAACCTTGACCATCGAAAAATTGAACATTCTTATTTTCATACTGTGGATATTCGACTCGCTTAAAGCCGATGGATTGTTCATTGATTGCTATGATTGGGATTTCTTCCGTCTGCTCGATGGAATAGCAAGGGTATAGTTCGTCATTATACGTAACTGAACGAGCAGGAAAAGAAATTGCTTCTAGCTTCACACGACGATTCTTTTTATTCCATCCATTGAAGGTTTTGAAATCTGATTGATCAGGATTAGACTTCGTGCGACCATTCCACGAGATCGTTTTATTCGGTATACGTTCTAACTTATGTAATTGTTCCTTAGATGGTTTCAATTCTTTCTTCGCTTTGAAATATTCACGTTGCTTCATCTTTTCATCGAATATCAACTTCTGTTGCTCCAAATCTTCAGCACACTTTTCCACTTTCCATACATCCTCAATGATCGTATCTTTTTCATAATCGGGAATGACGACAATACGAGGGATATAAGGCACTCGCTGTGCTGCTGAACGACTCACACCAAGTGCAGCTTCCCACTTATGGATATTGGTGAGTGGTGGCATTTTGCCGAGTGTAATGCGTCGATACAGATCAGCAACATATTCTTCTTGGATGAATTCTGTTCTCTGAGTACGTCCCATCGCAGGTGACTTAATCGAACGGACATATTTCTCTCCATTACAGTAGATGCCCTCTCGTAGCATACGTTCAAACAAAGCAAGTTGGGATGGATCATCTTCGTCAATTTGATCAGCTTTGAGCATAAAGATGACATCAGTAACATCGGTGGAAGGATCACATTCTGCTACGACTCGTTTGAGTTGATCGAGATAGATGCTGTTCGATACGGTGATGAGACGAGTGCTGGATTGCGGAGCACAAAGTTGGTCGCCTACATGAGTGATTTCGTTAAAGTGGAACAGTTTGATTTGGTATTGATTTCGTGTTGGATTAGTGGACAAATTTTGGCCTCCTGTTTATTGGTTTGAGTGATGTGATTGCGAACATTCTATCCTGATGTATTTTGTATCTACGCCAAAAACGGAAACAAACGTTCGTATTTAATTATAAGGAATATATGTGCGCATTACAAGAGCTAATTTCGAAGAATTGTTTATATAGAGAACAAGAATTCAAGAGAAACAAGAAAAGCCGAGAGTTCTAGGCTCTCAGCAGTCCATAACTTAGATGAAAAAAATTGAAATTATAGTACCTTATTTGCACGTTTTAATATTGTATATTTAAGACTTTACGTTTTTCATAGTGAATTGATCACATCAACAGACTGATCAGAATGTCTATTTGAAAAAGCATATAAATGATCATAATTCCTATAAAACTGAAATCAATCCAACGAAAAAATAGCCATTAAAATAGAAATGTGTTTCCTTCTTCTCCCAAATATTTCCCTGCACCCATCCAGGCGGGCTTCATCCAATCC carries:
- a CDS encoding ATP-binding protein; its protein translation is MDLITTQDWTKFRNLETLPQKAGVSRDKLGLLVAKELADNALDHCGYCEVGYVEPNGFYVKDQGEGINPELLPKLFSINRPFLSSKILRMPTRGALGNGLRVVSGAVIASGGSLYVSTQGHRYQIHFQADGTSTVKQVGDSPHTGTKIEIQFGHSLTPDLHWAELAIQYNQGEEYKGRTSGYWYTSEAFYELCQGYTGSVRELVAEFDGCTGTKAGKVASDYKNKLVQSLLFDETELLLGAIRNHSKQVNGSRYSSMNGITGYEYYKSSGEFTVKSGRGIYDAEIPFTVEAWVDFNKSSGLDILVNKSPTTGWNQLSVDKKSVTVFASGFYEKFAIKPCHIILNITTPYMPIVSDGKEPDLNWMKNEIKEAIQKAAKRAKKHISKTDKKKSQKDIILIHLQAAIDKASGNGKYPFSLRQLYYAIRPYIISELGRQLEYGHFCGIITNYENECGEIPNLYRDNRGVLYHPHTGEEIPIGTLTVQNYSRPNWTFNKILYCEKEGLFPLLKQAKFPERYDCALVTSKGYASRAVKDLLDMLGETEEELQFFCIHDADAAGTKIYETLVEETKARPGRKVRVINLGLDPEEAVHMGLEVEKLERKRDEKPVAGYVAGEWKDWLQTNRVELNAMDSELFVSWLERKMSEYDKGKVIPDLETLTRSLEQSIQQRVEQKIMKEILREAHWEERVRQRMLHLSPELSERYKVLDEEVYHVLDNQREQCWREVISDISDQIEL
- a CDS encoding DEAD/DEAH box helicase family protein, whose amino-acid sequence is MRIDEYKPKQNVTEKINGEEVEWKNGDIVLISSGTASGKSYFIRHKLEQLADQQNVNILLLVNRKNLYKQNKEAIDNSLFSRIKVELYQTIENQLNNDEEYDFSPYTYIVCDESHYFTTDSGFNDNSDDSLQAILGLQSQIRIFMSATGHVLFSYIKDQYRRKLKRTGNKIWTYTIPRKFNQIASLSFYTDFYAVEKWIERKFNKANDKIIYFADTIQKAFELYQKYDDSLFVCSQSGSKNRKYLKHVDNDQVESMVKQNRFDCKYLFTTTVLDNGFDLKDEHIKLIVCDIFDVDTMLQCIGRKRFKNDQDKVHVVLLNRNNRNLNNYLRTVQKKLDEADAFIKGGVQEWKKLVGKFSRESNYIIKDNAISDGKYISKKTVSRVKYLQAVAMRDRIKAMLDQNRETNNFREETGGRKESDAYMMYISNLLHKNKIMLIEKRFEQEELCSYLDTIVGKRIYKDGKNQVIEKFDIKDYRGRLQKDISQLQSYLQSNQLKYAIASFPDNRKKLEDGSNNPHKGKRYWLVSKFNE